The Spodoptera frugiperda isolate SF20-4 chromosome 8, AGI-APGP_CSIRO_Sfru_2.0, whole genome shotgun sequence DNA segment atcttcttGTCAAAattgcttataaaatacatcgTCGGTTCACTTTGAtatcatttaattaaaacagtaataaagAGTTCGCTGTGTGTTGACATTATTGATTTTGTTGCTACGTTGCTACGACATGGCTACGGTGTTTTGCTACGGCGCTACGACATCTACTACGAGACGTAGCAACAGGGATGATTAGTAGAAATGAGTTTCTTTGCTTGTGTGTTACACTGTTCGATATATTAAGTTTGAGCCAGagttgggtaaagtattattgaaatatCGAAAAATTGTTGAAGCAGTATAGGTGagctattattttaaataggtataaagacagaaaaataactaatgaagaaaatgtgttattttcaCGTACAGCtggtataaaaatacattttacacgtTAAATTCACCTGCAGATCCACAAATAAACTTCGATTTTcgtgaatttattaaaatatgttcaaTATGCGACACTGTTCTGCATAAACGGATAATCGTCAGGTTTCAATAAAAAGTCGTTCTGTCGCAACGTGTGAATATTCATTAGTTATTGAATGCCCGTGGTGGTGCCGGCAGACGCGTTTATGTCGCCGGATTAGACTTTTATCTATGCAGACTGGATTTAGTCGCTAGCTCACTGAGGTAGAAAGCTGGACTCACTCGTTCATACTATCTATAGGAATATCACAATCCTGAATCGAAAATAGTGGGTAGGTATAATAGTGAGTAGGTTTTCTTTGGTTTCCGTATAGCTCGCTCAAAATCATATTACATGTTGTCATGAGACTAACATCTCTTTCAGTCAgcaaaagaagaaaataaattaaaaatttaatttaattttgtaaactgccacgtaagttttttttatgaaacaagccgttaatcgagcagacgtattacctaaacggtaagcaatcgccgccgcccatggacacttgaaacaccagaggcgttaaaaagtgcattgccggctttttgggagttaggaatttaagggttgttgttcgggaatctcggatggggaagattgggaagggggattgggcctccggtaacctcactctcacaatgaaacacaccacaagcattgttttacgtcggttttctgtgaagtgatggtatcactccggttgagccggcccattcgttccgaagcatggctctcccacacttatattgtAAACTGCCACGACAATTCCCAGTACCATCAACTTACCATTTAAATCAACACCCAACCCTAATCTTTCACCCTTAACGGGACGCCGTGAAAACTTTCACAGCAGATGTCAGGAGCGTCTAGACGATCGCAATGCACCAACTCCGGtgtgcttttattttattttattttgacttcaCACTATTTCCCCCTACAGTGCGAGGCTTGTTGGcagaaatgaaagaaaaatagaagGGGCTATCAGATGTTTTCACAGTGTTTCGAAGTTATGTCAAAAGGCGAAACGcttaaaagttattaataagatgaattaagtttgtttttattattttgtgtgaaGTTGTTTGTAAGATGAatgaaaatttttattattttaaaaatgttgagGGAGTGTTTGATTGGTTCATAGTTTGTGACTGCTGGCTActttatattgaatttaagaCGAATGTAAAGTATAACTTAAAAGCATTTTGAATTTACTAAATCTAGTTTTCGTCGAATATTATACGTCCTTAGAGCACACTCAACGTAAATAGACAATGTGGTAGACCTAGAAAGAGATGGCGGGACAAGCTTGACGCCTATGATAAGGATTGACTGTAGAAAGCtttgcacagagaggagtggataGAGGGCCTTTGCCATGCAGTGGAATgatcacggctaaaaataacataaatatcattGATCATAACAGTTGATGAGTCTAATGAAACAAACAATTCTTACTTTAGACACATTGTATTAAATGCTTTTTATAATCGAATACTTAATCttataacattaacattttccCCACGAACCAAATCCTCTTCAGTAATCGCATTAACAAACGACGCAACCAACAGAATCCAAACAGAAAAATCTACTTAAACACACGAACAAATCTTTAAGCCCCTCAATTAACATACTCAGTACAAACTAACCGCTGAAatctcaattaaaaaaatacctaagcTAAGCACAGACAACTTTTTTTCGAAAGCATACGCTTTGCTTCTCAAAGGGCCAAGTGCtacacttgaaaaaaaaaacatgtttaaaagagaaaagtttTGCAGTGCCTTCACAAAAGTAGTCTTTAAAGGTATCAAAGGATATTCCAACTGTATGTTCCTTTTTACTGTAGATTTAATGAAAAAGTAAACGGTTTTGtagtagaaataaaattttagattTCAATCTTAAAGCGCACAGtagattatttatatatttttttaataatttccttttttgCCTGCAATaacttgtaacggtgcaaattaattcattttctatgtatttatttcaatattacaaacagacattccaattttatttattagtctaaattTAGATCAGTATGTCATAAAACGCTAATTATGATCGACAGCAGAAACCAactaaagcaaaaaaaaataccgaaaaaaaaaaacgaatttgACGCATCATATTTAATCATTTCGGCGCTTGTCGTAAATTTTATCACGTCTCAAACACATACTTATTCAACTCCATAGACAAGTAACTAATGCCTAAGACACTATGACCTACCCCGTTggcgagtggtcgcaagtgcgacctGGCAAGAAGTTCCTGGTTCGATTCCAGGGTCCGGCACAGTATTGCTGCGCTTATTTTTCGGTTTAtcaaaaatttcttagtagtaccACGGAGTCTGAAACTATGCCCGTTACATGTgcagcccctattacatggggcttctCACGTAAACGGTGAAAAGgggctgtacattgtacagtggcattacgtgctgtaatgtgcacttctgcctaccccttctgggataaaataCGTGATGATACAGTACACTATAACCTCGTCTATCCTTAACTATAGCAAACATATTAAACTTGAACACCTCACAGGACAGTACAATCACTCCCCTACTCAATAGATCTATGTTCAATTAATCGGGAGACTGCGGCCAGCCCCATACATATTTATGATCcgactgtctgtctgtctgtctgggCTAGTTCTAACAATCTCTTGGTCTGATTGTTGAGGGAGTGATTTAAGATTTTTGGGGATATTGATCTGTTTGGTGTTATTTCGTTTACGTTTCGAGTTtgtcaattaattcatttatacattttaacacTATCCAATCTGAGACTATTTCAAGACGTAAAGAGCTAGTCTCCAAGTTCTGTGCCCGTTTTAGACGTAACTTCATTTGTTTTCCGGGAGAAGTCAAAGGGAgcgtcagtctcttactgattaaaaaccattcctactcctgcttttctagccggataCCCGGTAAACCCCCTAGATAGTGCGCAGTTTCGACCTAACAGTACCTACTtacgaaacaaaatataaatcgcAGTAACAGAACGGTCCACAAAATTAATATGCCCCGAGGATATTATTACCATGCACACTGCACGCTTTATTGACAATATCTACGTTAAAACTTgcagaataaataaatccattGTACGATTTAATTCCAATatgaatattgaaattgttgaatattatgtttatgtaatattttaatgtgtaaagagaaaattttgaataaatatttatggcaCGACCCTCATTATTGCATTCGTTGAAGTGTGGATTGTGGTTTCTGTATTAATTCGTTTTATTGGAAGTAGGTATCTAGATATCGTTTGTTGAGaattcatatatgtataaggtTTAAAAAAGTCCTTATGCGTATTTTTTGTATCGTTACGCCTTATATCCtctaaggggtaggcaaagatgcacattacggcacggagaagattttgagcattaatcatcaggCTTGCTCAATAcaggttgacgatttcaaacttataatttgaaattataagccatgttttctcacgatgttttccttcactgtttgtcagtggtgtctcttaatcaataatcttagaaagtacatataacacggaaaaagtcacattggtacttgccgttggtaggtttcgaaatcGCGCACTCATGCACAAGGAGCGTTTTAAACCTCCACCACAACATCTCACAATCAACATTACTTATAGAAATATCATCAATGGAAACAAActagataaataattttatagccTTTTAGTCCTTATCCTAATTACATACgcctaaacaaataaaacatataaaccGTATCAGTGCACTCAACACTCAAAAAGCTCAATTATTTCTTATCAAACATCCATATTATAAGCAGAACTATGACGAAGTATTTGGAACAAGCAATCTCTATCTAAATAACATGACATTACACTAGGATTCGAATGTAATGTCGATTTGTTAGATAAGTTGGTTTTATCATATTTAGTCAAATATATACCAGTGATCGGAAAACAGATGTATAGGCAAATAATCACAGTCATTCAgttcaccaattatattcaaaCCACCTAAATTTTCTATTTTGCCAcattatgccataaaaaattgCATGCACTTCTATACCAgcaaaaaagtattaaatctATCTATACAAATCcgttgcggattacctagcaggttaccggggcttccaCTTAGCATTAGTAgaaacgaggtgggttttagtcagtaagagtctgacactccctctcgcctcaacctatacaggagaagtaattggatgacaATCCCCCTTAAAACTATACAAATCCAACGAAAACACAGACCACAACCAATTTAAATGTTAGTTTCCGACCAAACCTAGGCCCCATATCACCCAGTGTCCAAATGCATCACCAATGACGTCACACAGTGTCATAATATTTCACCATGTTTGGCGATATATCACCAAGTTCTTTCTGTTCATCAGGATTGTGTGAGCTCCTATAAATCATGGGAGTCCCGTGCTAAACGAAACTCGACGTTGTAACTATGAACTATGGGTCGATCGATGGATAGATTTTAGGAAtgcatttgaatatttttctttgatcaAATTTGTTTGATGTCCTTTTCAGTAGTATTTTGGTAGTCATTATAATCATCAACGGCGACCTGTAATTGTGCCACAGCAATGTAAAGgctttttcaaaatttttggacttgatcctgtgtcgtgggtaaaaacatacaaattcacacagTTGTGTGATCCAAATTTGAAGAAACTCTTTTCTTCGAGCAGGAAGCGAACctgctacccgttgcacggcagccagttgcctatcAATCGCGTCAACCGTGTAGTATAGGCCAGCAGTCCCCTCTTCAGGGCCAGAGTGAATACGGTGTTTCTAGCCAGACATGTTCCATCTTTGACCGCatcgtcacttaccatcaggtgagatcgCAGTCAAATGCCTgtctagttttagacaaaaaaacattaaaatgttatcGCCAAGCATTTCATTTGTAACGATAAGTGGAGAGGACATTGCTTGTTTAGGCTTTtggtttcttattttattacagtctAGACGagtaatgtaaattttatgaaccttttagcattttattttgtttttattgaaataaaattgagttTGGCTTTGAAATGAGTCACTGCccttttaattattacattaaaccTGCATCAAACCTTTAATTTATATACCGTACTAAAGGAATAAGTTGACCTTTGAATTGgttaaataatacttagaatagggtagatgactaatttttattttaatgtccgtcttgtagattaatttaaaatattagacacgtattttttttattttcacaatcaaataggtactttcgaagatatatcgatttgaaatatcgcataacgtcacttctaggcacatatctcctaaactttgattcgttttatctaagtgttGTTATCATATAattgacgaaataaaaaaataggtgtctaacattttttcaatgcctaactgacagactaaatctatttttacttttcagtttttataatcGAAACATCTGTGGTATATAAGTGTTTAGCTTAAATCAGATTGATCTTGTCAGGCAAAAAATTCGTagcagtaggtaggtattttaacAGGGAATTTCGAAATCAGAAAATCTCGAAtccatattatgtattaatttcaattatttagttCCTAGATTTTTGGGAATGTTCTACTTTCCAGAATAAGCTAgtcaattaaattttaatttaatttcgcgAACCCGTCTAATTTAAGTCCTCCATAATTTAAGGGTAACACAAAAACTTCATTAGTATTCCGATTGGCTCAGGTGGTGCGTTTGTTTTGTGGTCCAAAGTACAGAAATGTTGAATGTTTTATCATTATAACTATTGGCTAAAATACGTACATTGATGATCAAAGAACTCTCTCTTAGAATGACCTAGCCTGCTATCCTCGTTTACGCGAAATCCTGCGTGAGTGATGTAGAAGCGAACGCGATTATGAAGCAATGACGCGCGAATTCAACGCGAGGCGGtgtgaaaatacataaaacattttatttatttaaaaccttaaaTTATCACTACAGGGTTCACCATAATCTAACAGCTAAGACCTTAAACTAAACTTATTAACCTATACACAACATAAAATCGACATGATCATTAATGCTTCTCGAAAAATGTTTCACAAGATAGCGTgattctgtctgtctgtccaaaTAGCGTGATTCTGTAGCAGAAATATCGATGAGGGCCATAATATCTACAGGAGCAACATTATCACATTCTCCCTATactttaatcaaataataaaagcatCTACAAAACGCTACAACTTCTACCTTAGACCATACTCCTCGACTTGACGTGACACAACACTTGACAGAGGTCCAAACCGAATCGACACATTTTGACAGGTGACCGGACACATGTCACGCAGAAAGAGGGCCGCCTTTGACAGCATAATCTAAATGGATTGTGTGTATTGTCGGCTTTATATACGATATATCTGCTTTTCCAAGATAATTAAaggatttttcattttgttctaATTTTTGATATGTAGgtctttttgaatttattttgacaCGGTTACGCATTCATCGATGTCGTTGCTGTAACTGTTCGAGTGTTACTCTTTCCCACAAAAAGTACTACTCTTTAtcctatttcttttttctttagctaattaaattaattaaaatactacacactactacactagaattttctcctatgtcgtgggtgcgtttataaacatacgaTTTTacatatacacatcacactcagacctggaacaacaattAGTGACAAAAAATtactccgtgcggaaatcaaacccgcaACCGTTACGACCTAGCCGAAGCACCAACTGTGCAATCTATTCTTTTATATCTCTCTGTCTACATTATactatattactttttattttatgggaaCACGGGGGAAGCCGCGGGCAGTAACTAGTTACATATAAAGGGTAAGTAACGATTAACTATACAATCAGATATGCACATCTGCGACGTAAGTACTAAAACAATATCTACAAAAGTCATCAGGTcgttaatttttaatatcttaatcatcaataattaaaaactatctaATCACAATAACTTTGAGATATCCAATCATTTTAGTAGAAACGTTTCGTCAAAGTCAGTTAGGATttcgtttaatttgtatttattttattctatcgCAATGAAGTTGTTTaacatagtttttgttttatcgtGTTTTGGTGTTACAGTCCAGTCGCAAGTTAGTAAGTatttgtacttatatttttttaaagtaactatggagtttcttgctcgttcttctccataggaatctacactttagaacaaGCACCCAGCTTCATTGACGAATAGACTgtttaataaattctttgatCAACAATCAaatggccacttacaggctattgatgatgatgaaattctttgactttgactttatccATTTTGGCCTTTCATCTTCAACTGATCGAAGCAGTCCATTACTGTATTAAAGGTCTCGTCTACTTCGCAGACGAAATAAGGCACAATTCGCAGGTAGGTTGACGattgcaatttaaaaagtttaggtttatcagagcCCACTGCAAGCTCCTACAAATATTTTAGCATCTCAAACtttaatgacaataaaataatatttttaatatcaacgtCAGCCTGTAAGTGGTcactgcattttttttaaatatttggtaAAATTCCCATTGGTTCTGGCCGTTTCAAACCCGCACCTTCATGCATGGGAAGCGGGCGTTTTTAACCTCTGGGCTATcactagttttaaaataagactCGTAAAATAGACTAGCAAAAGATAAGCTAGGTAAATCTATGCATTGGTATCGGTCATTGGACGGAACGGTCGGTCGGTGATAATAATAGGTATGACCGGTGATATAGTGcccaaattaatatttttattatgaaaaatatgcTCAGATTAAAAAATTACTATTTCGACAATTAGGGACATATCACATTAAAAAACGGCACCGCTCCAACCCAGTGATTAAGTTGTCATTTAAATGTGaatattaaatcttatgtcaTATGGTATATTTTGCAACGTCAATACCAAAAAAGCCGTAAGCGCACCGTCCACGCGCTTGAAGCGCGctacaaactttttatattgtttaaaaaaaatcgctgTGCCGAAGCCGTACCGTGCCGTTTATATGTGTAATGACTCTTATGCTTAAACTAAAAGAGCGGTTATTCCATAAAGTCATAACCCCTTCCAAAATTGGACACTTAAcgagacacgtttttttttttctagtaaatCGAGTCCGCCTTGTCGACCATACGAGCTATGCCATCGATGTTATAACCAAGACAGTGAACACTATAGAGGAGAGAGGATGGCACAGCCTCAAACTACCTGATTTTGTTCAACATGTGAAGTAAGTATTTGCTGTGAAAGTATTCTTCTTTCTATTACATAGTTCTTATTCTTCTCCTTGTCTTTATCACAAGCTACTTCTAATCAATGCAATACAATATGTCTcttctttttacaaaacaattaatgttGGGAATACTAGGGTTTCTACTGAGTCGTGGGTGCgctttaaaatatgaaaattcacatacacatcactccccgtttgtgtgatcaacaaattcgaaataaacaataagtcctaatatgtttgttttcttcAACTTCTCTCTATCCTTTTCTAATATtcttatttcttatttctttttcttgtttTCATTATCACCATGACAACCACATTCTTGTTAGTCCTCTTTCACATACAATCTTTACTTCGAAAAAGAAACTTTTCActagattattataaatacaaaggtTTGACATTCGACACTATGCATGAACATGAACCACCAAAAAACGAAACGCCTTTACCTTTTACTTAAGAAAAAGATGgtcctaaataataattaaattatcttttgCAAACTATTCTTAAAACAGTTATGTATAAATACTTCCAGTCAGTTCTGATTTCTTAACATCTTTCTGGTTTGCAGCGAATCCCTCCTAACCGCTCCTGTGGTTGGAAAATTGACGTACCGCAATGGTTTCGTGAATTCTGTCCAGCATGTGGACATTAGACGAGATACCGTCCAACAAGTTTGGGCATACAGCGCCGCTGCGGACCAAACAACAGTGACCGTCAGAGGGACGCTGAGGATGCATGAAGTGGCCATTGGCTATGACGTCACCACCGAACTCGACGGTGACAGCGAACCATACCATCACTCTATAACGTTCGTCCATCCAATGATTACTTACGCGTTTTCTGTAAGtcttgttttttaataatcagtcTTATTAACGTATACAATAGATTTTGAATagatttttgactgcacggttggcgcgggaGCTGAGCAATcgccgattcccgcacggagcaactttttgtgtgatccacaaattgttgtttcgggtctgggtgacatgTGCATGTGAAAGTGTATGtttcgtttaattaattaaaaa contains these protein-coding regions:
- the LOC118275665 gene encoding uncharacterized protein LOC118275665; protein product: MKLFNIVFVLSCFGVTVQSQVINRVRLVDHTSYAIDVITKTVNTIEERGWHSLKLPDFVQHVNESLLTAPVVGKLTYRNGFVNSVQHVDIRRDTVQQVWAYSAAADQTTVTVRGTLRMHEVAIGYDVTTELDGDSEPYHHSITFVHPMITYAFSIIHDAYRGTNDVTVLGTVTRVTNRLPSFKPQDSLTDILTHVFDPNTDIPTAMVAWGPEVFQPITLKLVTEEIPFPQFCYNCAT